The DNA segment AGATCGTAGCATTGGGATTGAAACCAACTGTTCAGACTGATCAACAATAAATCCAAAAGAACCACTCGATTTATTCTCTTCCATAAGAAGACCATCTAACCCAGCAAGTTCAACATCGATCGTCGCCACTCCCCAGAAACTGCCTTCTCTTTCTATTTCTACTGAACAGGTGACCATTTGAGTATTTGAGACGGTATCAGTATATACCGCCGACCAAACACACTCACCAGGTTCAGTTCCTTTCGCATCTTGGTACCAACTTTCTTGTTGATAAGGGCTGCTAGATGGCGCGTTATAATCATCTAATAACTCAAAACGACCCGGACTAGATTTCGCCCAAAAGAGTGAGGATTTGTCTTCACCCTCAATTAATTTGTTAGGTTCAGGCCAGATACCACCGCCTGCGACACCCGTTCCACTTGCAATCAATGGCTCTAATTGACTGATAAACTGAGATGTTTCTAAAGGTAAAATTTCTGCCAATGATGCTAAGTTTTTGGTCAATACCGCAGTTTTAGCGAGTTCTTTAGCAACAATTTCTCCTGTGCTTTGAGCTTTAAGTTCTGCGTTTAAAATAGATTGCTGACGAATAACGGGCGTTACAAAGTATTGAATGATAACAAACAACACCAACAATGCCGCGATTAATAAAGAGATACTTCCTGCTAGTAACTTATGACGAATTAACACTGAGCTATTCCTCTACTTAATAAACAGAATGAATGTTAGTACTTAACGACTTCTCATTTATGCGCTTTGTACGTAAGTTTTCCTCTGCAAAGACTGATACCCAAACTAATAGTACCGCAGAATATTATATGCTGCGGTTATGTTTGTTTATACTAGCGATTTATTTAGGCAAAAAACTTGATGAAGACCTCTTTTGCTTACTTATTCACAATTAACAACATCTATCTTGAATTAATGCGATGAGCCTCTTAAATAGGATGAAGTCTAAGTTAATACTCGGCTTCAAAAACTCTTGTTATCTGCCTGCGGTCATAGTGAATTCTTGATGTCCAGTATGCTCATCAATTTGCTCACTTATTACAATAAACCCTTGAGACCGATAAAAAATGAAACTTGGCTCATTCTCTTTGTAAACAGAAAGCGTCAGACTAGTCCTCTGCCTTTTAGCATGATTCATTAATTGCTTACCAATACCCCGCCCTTGTTCGTCAGGAGCCACAAAAATCGCAGCCAACGTATTTTCATACAATGCATAGAATCCAACAACTTTCGATTCTTTTTCGTATACGTAGGTTTCAGATGCTGGAATATAGACATTTCGCATGCTATCAACCTGAGAAACCCAAAATTCAGCGGCGACAAAATTATGCGCTTGGATAGAAGCACTCAACCAAATATCTAATACGACTTCAACGTCATCTTCTTCATATCTTCTGATCATTTCATTCTCAATTCATAGGATAAGACTGAGGAACTATACCTACACCTGATTCAAGTTTATTGAATATTTACGTCAATTCAACGGCTATTTCAGCTTTTTAGATGCGATCACATTGCTTGACTTAAAAAGAAGCTCATCACAAACAATTAGTTGAATAAAAACTTGTACTCCAGCCGGGACACACACCTTTAGGAGCAGAATAAAAACTTGTATTCCAGCCGGGACACACACCTTTAGGAGCAAACTTAAGATTATGTAATATATAAATTTTCAGCCATATTTTCATCCATATCTAGCGTTAATCATCGAGTGGATTGAGATCGGCTAGCTGCATATATCTAGTAGATACCATATACTGTTGAACATATATTCTAATCATCATTAATATCGAGCGAATCATGGAAGTCGAACTACTGGAAATTCGAAATTTCATCTGCCAATATCCGCCTTTTGATCAACTACCTGAAGAAGCATTAATCGAAGTGGCAAATAGCGTAGAGATCTCATACTACCGAGCGGACAGTATGATCATTGAATTTGGTGATAAAATACACGACCTCTACATGATTCGTAGTGGCGTAGTAGAGATATATCGTCGTACTGGTGAGCTTTATAACCGTCTTGATCAAGGTGGCTTATTTGGGCAAATGGGGCTGCTAACGAATAAGAAAGTTCGGTTCCCAGCCAAGTCGCTGAAAGACACCCTTTTATACTGTATTCCAGAAAAAATATTTGAAGAATTCTGCGAGCGCTTTGACACCTTTGCAGACTTTGTTGAAGTAGAAGGTAGTATTCGATTACGCCAAGCGGTTGAAGATAATAGTGATGATGCCAATTCACTGACCACGTCAAAGGTAAAGACCTTGCTCAGTGGCGAACCCGTAATGTTGCCTACCACGACGACCATTCGAAACGTCGCGAAAATAATGTCAGAAGAAAATGTTTCTGCGGCACTCATCAATGACCCAAACCTTGCAGATGAAGGTGGTGATAGCTTTGTTGGTATTATTACCGAACGCGACCTCTGCGCAAAAGTTATCGCGCAAGGGTTAGATGTCGATACTCAAGTGGTTGAAGTGATGTCTACAGAACTTATCTCTTTAGACCACAACGCCTATATTATTGAAGCCATGTTACTCGTGCTTCGTTACAACGTTCATCACCTGCCCATTCTAAAAAACAAACAACCGATTGGTGTTATTGAAGTTACCGACATCATTCGTTATGAATCTCAAAATAGCCTGTTGATTGTCAGCAGTATTTTTCAGCAAAACAGCATTGAAGACTTGATTGTACTATCGAATCAACTCAAAGATTGTTTTGTCCGTATGGTCAATGAAGACGCTAACTCACACATGGTGGGGCGAGCCATGTCGGAAATTGGTAGAAGTTTTAAGCAACGCTTTCTTGAACTGGCCGAAGAGAAACTTGGGCCACCGCCCGTGCCTTATTGCTTCTTAGCATTAGGCTCTATGGCGCGTGACGAACAGCTTATTGTTACCGATCAAGACAATGCTATTATTCTCGATAATGAATACCAAGAGTCGTTACATGGTGACTACTTTAAAGAGCTTGCTACCTATGTTTGTGATGGTTTAGCCGCATGCGGTTATACCTATTGCACGGGTGACATTATGGCAACGAATCCTGAATATCGAAAAACGCAGTCTCAGTGGGAAGAGTGTTTTTCTAGTTGGATAGAGAATCCGAACCCAAAAACGCTGCTTAATTGCTCCATCTTTTTCGATCTCTACGGTGTGTATGGTAGACCAAAATGGGCGGAACAATTAAATGCGTTTATCCTTAGAAAAGCGAAAAAGAATAACCGTTTCTTGGCCTGCCTTGCGAGAAATGCAATAAACCGGACACCACCGCTAGGTTTCTTTAAAGACTTTGTGATGGAAAAAGATGGACGTCATAACAACTCCATTAATTTAAAAAGACGAGGTACGGCACCTTTAGCCGATCTGATCCGTGTTCATGCTCTTGCTATTGGCTCCCAATCTCAGAATTCATTTGATCGATTAGAAGACATCATCGAAGCAGGGATCTTACCTCCATCAAAAGGTAAAGACCTGCAACATGCGATGGAATTCATCTCCTTGGTCCGTATTCGTCACCAAGCATTAGACATTAAAGCAGAGCAAGAACCCGACAACAATATTGAACCTGAAAACATGTCAGATTTTGAAAGACGTAATCTAAAAGATGCCTTTTTGGTCTTAAGCAGTGCCCAAAACTTTTTAAAGTTCCGCTACAGTGCAAATAGCATGAAGGGGTAACCAATGCAAAATCTCAATTACCAAGAGATCTTAAACTGGAAGGCTTTTTTACATATAAAGTCGTCAGAGAGTAAAGATAGCCGGCTAACCAATTTTTATAATACCAGCACTTACCAAGGTGACACGCAACTTAAGGACATAGAATTCGTTGCCTTAGATTTCGAAACTACGGGTTTAGATGCCAATCAAAATAGCATCATAAGTATTGGTTTAGTTCCTTTTACCTTACAACGAATTGCTTGTAGATCAGCGAAACACTGGTTTGTCACACCAGAAGACAAACTCCAAGAAGATTCGATAATAATTCATGGTATTACCCATTCCGATTTAAAAGGTGCACCTGATTTGTTGCGTATTTTGGAACAGTTATTGGATGAGCTAGCTGGAAAGGTTGTGGTGGTACATTATCGCAGAATAGAACGTGACTTTTTTGACGCAGCGCTTCGCGGTTTGATTAATGAAGGTATTGTTTTTCCAGTTATTGATACCATGCAAATTGAAGCAGACATTCAAAAAACTCAACCAAAAAAGATCATAGATTGGTTTAAAAACACTCGTCCAATTTCGATTCGACTTGCCAATAGCCGAACACGTTATAACCTACCCACCTACCCTCCGCACGATGCCTTAACCGATGCCATTGCGACTGCCGAGTTATTGCAAGCGCAAATTCATTACCATTTTAGCCCCGAAACGCCCATCAATAAACTTTGGTTATGACATTTTAGTGATAAAAAAACCGAGTGCCAATTAATCACTCGGTTTTTTTTATCTATCAATTCAGAGAATTAATAAGGACGTTTCTCGGTCCGTAAGCCCATAAGCAAACTTACACACATCACCAACAAAATAATGGTGAATGGTAAGGCGGTCGAAATAGCGCCGGCTTGCAAGGCTTGAATAGCTTCAGTACCACCCACCCAAACAAGAGCCGCAGCAATAGCACCTTCAACCAATGCCCAGAATACGCGTTGAGGAACGGGTGCATCCACTTTGCCACCTGATGTGATGCTATCAATAACCAATGAACCGGAATCGGATGACGTCACAAAGAAGACCAACACTAACACAACGGCCAAAATAGACAGAGTACTGCCCAACATTGGCAGTGCATCAAACATTTGGAACATGGCAAGCGGTACTTCTGTTAATCCTTTTTCACCTAACGTACCGATGTTATTAACAACCTGATTGATTGCCACACCACCAAATACCGACATCCAAAGCGTCGTAACTACCGTTGGAACAATCAATACTGCCGTCACGAATTCACGAATAGTACGGCCACGTGAGATGCGAGCAATGAACATGCCGACAAAAGGTGACCATGAGATCCACCATGCCCAATAGAAAACAGTCCAACCATGCATCCAAGCTTGATCTTCACGACCAACTGGATTACTTAACGGAATAATGTTTTCAATATACCCCATGACGGTAGTCGGTATGGTCCCCATAGACACTGCAGCAGTCAACATGGCAACAAACACCAATAACGCTAGCGCCAAAAGCATGTTGATATTACTGATGATTTTTACGCCACCATCAATACCACGAACCACTGAAACAACCGCTAATAAAGTCACAACGAAGATAATAATAACTTGCAACGTTAAGTCATTATCAATACCGAATACATGGTGAAATCCACTGGCTGCTTGTTGAGCGCCAAGTCCAAGTGATGTAGCAAGACCAAATAAAGTGGCAAGTACGGCTAAAATGTCAACGATATGTCCCGGCCAACCCCAAGTACGGTCGCCTAGAATCGGATAAAAGACCGAACGCATAGAGAGCGGCAAGCCTTTATTGTACGCAAAGAATGCAAGAGAAAGAGAGACAACACCATAAATTGCCCACGGGTGAAGTCCCCAGTGGAACATGGTTGCACCAAGTGCAAGCTTGGCCGCTTCTGGTGTGTTAGCAGCAACATTGAGTGGCGTTTCGTACCATCCGGTAAAGTACGCAACTGGTTCTGCAACTCCCCAGAACATTAGACCGATACCCATACCTGCCGCAAATAGCATTGCTATCCATGACATCATCGTATAATCGGTTTTGGCTTCATCTCCCCCTATACGGATTTTACCATATGGCGAAACAATCATTGCCAAGCAAAAAACGACAAAAATATTGGCTGACCACATAAATAGGCCATCAAAAGCACCAATTATTTGCCACTTTAACCCGTCCAATATGGACTTTGATGTTTCCGGTTCAACCAGCAAGATCGCAATTAAAAAGAGGCCGATTAAGGAAGCGCTGATCCCAAAAACAGGATTATGTACATCAAAACCCCACTTTTGAATATTATCTTGTCCGACCGTGTAGTCGGTATTATTAATACTGTATTTATCTTTTTTGGTATCCATTGGTCCTCATTTAGAAAAATTTCCATTTGATTGTGAGGGTCTAGTGTACTTCATTCGAGTCGTACTTTCTAAAATTGTTACCCCAACAGACTAATTCTAACGCAAGTTGCTATGTAAATGTTCCTGATTTTTCTTCGATTTGCCGTCTCTCTGTGTAGCTAAACAAGCGATTTTCACCTCGCTCTATGTCTTATCCAACCTAGCATAATAATCATCAAAAACACTGATTACATTACTAATGATTACTTATAAAACAGGCATTTAAATCCAACAAAACAACAACCTATAGCCGCAACAATCAACCGAAGTCACTAATCATGCAAAATACTAATAATCAAGATGAATACTTAGAGATTGTTCATGATTCCGTTTAGAGTAATATTTTGGACGTCCAGACATCCCTAATGGATGTAAACACAATAAAAAAGTAAGAATGGACATTCTAAAACATAAACTCAACAC comes from the Vibrio sp. DW001 genome and includes:
- a CDS encoding N-acetyltransferase encodes the protein MIRRYEEDDVEVVLDIWLSASIQAHNFVAAEFWVSQVDSMRNVYIPASETYVYEKESKVVGFYALYENTLAAIFVAPDEQGRGIGKQLMNHAKRQRTSLTLSVYKENEPSFIFYRSQGFIVISEQIDEHTGHQEFTMTAGR
- a CDS encoding DUF294 nucleotidyltransferase-like domain-containing protein, yielding MEVELLEIRNFICQYPPFDQLPEEALIEVANSVEISYYRADSMIIEFGDKIHDLYMIRSGVVEIYRRTGELYNRLDQGGLFGQMGLLTNKKVRFPAKSLKDTLLYCIPEKIFEEFCERFDTFADFVEVEGSIRLRQAVEDNSDDANSLTTSKVKTLLSGEPVMLPTTTTIRNVAKIMSEENVSAALINDPNLADEGGDSFVGIITERDLCAKVIAQGLDVDTQVVEVMSTELISLDHNAYIIEAMLLVLRYNVHHLPILKNKQPIGVIEVTDIIRYESQNSLLIVSSIFQQNSIEDLIVLSNQLKDCFVRMVNEDANSHMVGRAMSEIGRSFKQRFLELAEEKLGPPPVPYCFLALGSMARDEQLIVTDQDNAIILDNEYQESLHGDYFKELATYVCDGLAACGYTYCTGDIMATNPEYRKTQSQWEECFSSWIENPNPKTLLNCSIFFDLYGVYGRPKWAEQLNAFILRKAKKNNRFLACLARNAINRTPPLGFFKDFVMEKDGRHNNSINLKRRGTAPLADLIRVHALAIGSQSQNSFDRLEDIIEAGILPPSKGKDLQHAMEFISLVRIRHQALDIKAEQEPDNNIEPENMSDFERRNLKDAFLVLSSAQNFLKFRYSANSMKG
- a CDS encoding 3'-5' exonuclease, producing the protein MQNLNYQEILNWKAFLHIKSSESKDSRLTNFYNTSTYQGDTQLKDIEFVALDFETTGLDANQNSIISIGLVPFTLQRIACRSAKHWFVTPEDKLQEDSIIIHGITHSDLKGAPDLLRILEQLLDELAGKVVVVHYRRIERDFFDAALRGLINEGIVFPVIDTMQIEADIQKTQPKKIIDWFKNTRPISIRLANSRTRYNLPTYPPHDALTDAIATAELLQAQIHYHFSPETPINKLWL
- a CDS encoding BCCT family transporter, which gives rise to MDTKKDKYSINNTDYTVGQDNIQKWGFDVHNPVFGISASLIGLFLIAILLVEPETSKSILDGLKWQIIGAFDGLFMWSANIFVVFCLAMIVSPYGKIRIGGDEAKTDYTMMSWIAMLFAAGMGIGLMFWGVAEPVAYFTGWYETPLNVAANTPEAAKLALGATMFHWGLHPWAIYGVVSLSLAFFAYNKGLPLSMRSVFYPILGDRTWGWPGHIVDILAVLATLFGLATSLGLGAQQAASGFHHVFGIDNDLTLQVIIIFVVTLLAVVSVVRGIDGGVKIISNINMLLALALLVFVAMLTAAVSMGTIPTTVMGYIENIIPLSNPVGREDQAWMHGWTVFYWAWWISWSPFVGMFIARISRGRTIREFVTAVLIVPTVVTTLWMSVFGGVAINQVVNNIGTLGEKGLTEVPLAMFQMFDALPMLGSTLSILAVVLVLVFFVTSSDSGSLVIDSITSGGKVDAPVPQRVFWALVEGAIAAALVWVGGTEAIQALQAGAISTALPFTIILLVMCVSLLMGLRTEKRPY